Proteins co-encoded in one Corylus avellana chromosome ca9, CavTom2PMs-1.0 genomic window:
- the LOC132161617 gene encoding calmodulin-binding protein 25-like: protein MASPENLASIEPWTFRQAFADSWISEAFARDTDTLTKALQKSLNPDALGADAISPLFNFVNSDTAPTTPTASGLSCGSDPDTAPKRQRSGIPAAGGKVSKRKSRASKRSQTTFITADPSNFRQMVQQVTGVRFGNSPVPVVPILKPEPQRPGTRLQGAGCLPTLDTSAFLLDHHQQQLVGPNSAAGGVTGVSGPGPLSFGPSMGLADGGGFDFDTFSSFPTLESWKVM from the coding sequence ATGGCGTCACCGGAGAACTTGGCCAGTATCGAGCCCTGGACTTTCCGTCAAGCCTTTGCCGACTCGTGGATCTCCGAAGCTTTTGCCCGGGATACCGACACGCTGACGAAGGCTCTCCAGAAGTCGCTCAACCCTGACGCTCTCGGAGCCGACGCCATCTCTCCCTTGTTCAACTTCGTCAACTCCGACACGGCGCCCACCACCCCAACCGCTTCGGGTCTCTCGTGCGGGTCAGACCCCGACACGGCGCCCAAGCGCCAGCGGAGCGGGATCCCGGCGGCCGGAGGGAAGGTTTCGAAGAGGAAGTCGCGCGCTTCGAAGCGGTCCCAGACGACCTTCATCACGGCGGACCCGTCCAACTTCCGGCAGATGGTGCAGCAGGTGACGGGCGTGAGATTCGGGAACTCGCCGGTGCCGGTGGTGCCGATCCTGAAGCCGGAGCCGCAGAGACCCGGAACCCGGTTGCAGGGGGCTGGATGCTTGCCGACCCTGGACACGTCGGCTTTTCTGCTGGATCATCACCAGCAGCAGTTGGTGGGACCCAACTCGGCGGCTGGAGGTGTTACTGGGGTTTCTGGGCCGGGCCCTCTCTCGTTTGGGCCCAGCATGGGCTTAGCCGATGGCGGTGGCTTCGATTTTGACACTTTTTCCAGCTTTCCCACTTTAGAGTCGTGGAAGGTCATGTGA
- the LOC132161698 gene encoding calmodulin-binding protein 25-like, with amino-acid sequence MASPENLASIEPWTFRQAFADSWISEAFARDTDTLTKALQKSLNPDALGADAISPLFNFVNSDTAPTTPTASGLSCGSDPDTAPKRQRSGIPAAGGKVSKRKSRASKRSQTTFITADPSNFRQMVQQVTGVRFGNSPVPVVPILKPEPQRPGTRLQGAGCLPTLDTSAFLLDHHQQQLVGPNSAAGGVTGVSGPGPLSFGPSMGLADGGGFDFDTFSSFPTLESWKVM; translated from the coding sequence ATGGCGTCACCGGAGAACTTGGCCAGTATCGAGCCCTGGACTTTCCGTCAAGCCTTTGCCGACTCGTGGATCTCCGAAGCTTTTGCCCGGGATACCGACACGCTGACGAAGGCTCTCCAGAAGTCGCTCAACCCTGACGCTCTCGGAGCCGACGCCATCTCTCCCTTGTTCAACTTCGTCAACTCCGACACGGCGCCCACCACCCCAACCGCTTCGGGTCTCTCGTGCGGGTCAGACCCCGACACGGCTCCCAAGCGCCAGCGGAGCGGGATCCCGGCGGCCGGAGGGAAGGTTTCGAAGAGGAAGTCGCGCGCTTCGAAGCGGTCCCAGACGACCTTCATCACGGCGGACCCGTCCAACTTCCGGCAGATGGTGCAGCAGGTGACGGGCGTGAGATTCGGGAACTCGCCGGTGCCGGTGGTGCCGATCCTGAAGCCGGAGCCGCAGAGACCCGGAACCCGGTTGCAGGGGGCTGGATGCTTGCCGACCCTGGACACGTCGGCTTTTCTGCTGGATCATCACCAGCAGCAGTTGGTGGGACCCAACTCGGCGGCTGGAGGTGTTACTGGGGTTTCTGGGCCGGGCCCTCTCTCGTTTGGGCCCAGCATGGGCTTAGCCGATGGCGGTGGCTTCGATTTTGACACTTTTTCCAGCTTTCCCACTTTAGAGTCGTGGAAGGTCATGTGA